Proteins from a single region of Candidatus Parcubacteria bacterium:
- a CDS encoding AAA family ATPase (Derived by automated computational analysis using gene prediction method: Protein Homology. GO_function: GO:0005524 - ATP binding [Evidence IEA]; GO_function: GO:0016887 - ATP hydrolysis activity [Evidence IEA]), giving the protein MANSNFHYQRRYDWPPLGNNKVADFLDHSLSSGQLAQTYIFVGPDGLGKSTLAQAFANNLLLSDGQEALSGANSDLYILERPAGKKDIPVDLTRDFIKMLSLSSFLGSYKIGIIKEAETLNANSANSLLKTLEEPREKVVIILLTNSLTALPSTLVSRAQVLYFTPVPYEIIYDYLLEEKKVDRASAKNLAALAAGRPLEAVRLLEEPEYYEAQLDSARSFLGFFSQSLIERSATLKKIGPLDRDQVESLISSWQRVWRDLLLLRLNQPELIQYAALKEELATVNLQLAEQDWFYYYQLADMLLTAQKYLAANVSPATVLEQVIFNL; this is encoded by the coding sequence ATGGCAAACTCTAATTTTCACTATCAAAGACGCTATGATTGGCCCCCTTTAGGCAATAACAAGGTGGCTGATTTTCTTGATCATTCTTTAAGTTCCGGACAATTGGCGCAAACTTATATTTTTGTTGGTCCTGATGGTTTAGGAAAAAGCACTCTCGCTCAAGCTTTTGCTAATAATTTGCTTTTATCGGATGGACAAGAAGCGCTCTCCGGTGCTAACAGTGATCTTTATATTTTAGAGCGCCCCGCCGGGAAAAAAGATATTCCCGTTGATCTCACTCGTGATTTTATTAAGATGTTATCTTTAAGCTCTTTTTTAGGGTCTTATAAAATCGGGATTATTAAAGAGGCTGAAACCTTAAATGCTAACAGCGCCAATTCTTTACTAAAAACTTTGGAGGAACCGCGGGAGAAAGTGGTGATTATTTTATTGACAAACTCCTTAACCGCCTTACCGTCCACTTTGGTTTCTCGGGCCCAGGTGCTTTATTTTACTCCCGTGCCTTACGAAATTATTTATGATTATCTTTTAGAAGAGAAAAAGGTTGACCGGGCGAGTGCGAAAAACTTAGCGGCCCTAGCGGCCGGGCGCCCCTTAGAAGCGGTCCGTTTGCTGGAAGAACCGGAATATTATGAAGCGCAGTTAGATTCGGCCCGTTCTTTTCTTGGTTTTTTCTCTCAGTCCTTAATTGAGCGCAGTGCTACCTTAAAAAAGATTGGCCCTCTAGATAGAGATCAGGTGGAGAGTTTAATTTCTTCTTGGCAGCGAGTATGGCGCGATTTACTGCTCTTGCGTCTTAATCAGCCCGAACTTATCCAATACGCTGCCCTAAAAGAGGAGCTCGCCACCGTTAATTTACAACTGGCTGAGCAAGATTGGTTTTATTATTATCAACTAGCAGACATGCTCCTCACTGCCCAAAAATATTTGGCAGCAAATGTTAGTCCTGCTACAGTATTAGAACAAGTTATTTTTAATCTTTAA
- a CDS encoding hypothetical protein (Derived by automated computational analysis using gene prediction method: GeneMarkS-2+.): MIYSRSWRLALTLLIVPLLLSACTLGGKQDLADLGAVFVSTDGGARFSHQPYIPTITNKPGSIANVNVRSLAIDPSDNLRVYLGTYGNGLYFTPNVAEGWQKVKSFPGDVTVNDVVINPQDKCEVFAIFGNQLLRSSDCTRTWSQLYLDADREAVFNALAIDPRNPDNLYLGTSNGDILKSIDSGSSWRVLRRLDRGVAEIVLLPSDSRQIFVADVSAGLYSFITNSDTDPRRSGDVNTNFAVNNWLDFRKVLADLDVDNSFRSLAVGASDDLIMLATKNIVVKSPDRGISWQKLTILPSEDQDLVTAVAIDPQNSNNLYYGTGLTFARSGDGGVTWSNIKLPTKRAVSQILIDYRYPNNIYFGVNSGPGTGLIFK, from the coding sequence ATGATTTACTCGCGATCTTGGCGCTTAGCGCTCACCCTTCTGATTGTTCCTTTACTTCTTTCCGCTTGTACTTTAGGCGGCAAGCAAGATTTGGCCGATTTGGGGGCGGTTTTTGTTTCTACGGATGGTGGCGCTCGTTTTAGCCACCAACCCTATATTCCGACGATTACCAATAAGCCTGGCAGTATTGCTAATGTCAATGTGCGCAGTTTAGCCATTGATCCCAGTGATAATTTGCGGGTTTATCTAGGGACTTATGGTAATGGCCTTTATTTTACTCCCAATGTTGCAGAGGGCTGGCAGAAAGTAAAATCTTTCCCGGGAGATGTGACTGTTAATGACGTGGTCATTAACCCCCAAGACAAGTGTGAAGTTTTTGCTATTTTTGGCAATCAATTATTGCGCTCTTCTGATTGTACTCGCACTTGGAGTCAGCTTTACTTAGACGCCGACCGGGAAGCCGTCTTTAACGCCTTAGCCATTGATCCGCGTAATCCGGACAATCTGTATTTAGGAACGTCTAATGGCGATATTCTAAAAAGTATTGATAGTGGATCCTCTTGGCGCGTCTTGCGCCGGCTAGATAGGGGGGTAGCGGAAATTGTTTTGTTGCCAAGTGACAGTCGCCAGATTTTTGTCGCCGATGTTTCGGCCGGCCTTTATTCCTTTATTACTAACAGTGATACTGATCCGCGCCGCTCTGGCGATGTTAATACTAACTTTGCCGTTAATAACTGGCTTGATTTCAGAAAAGTTTTAGCGGACTTGGATGTTGATAATTCTTTCCGGTCTTTAGCTGTCGGCGCCAGTGATGACTTAATTATGCTGGCCACTAAGAATATTGTCGTCAAATCTCCCGATCGCGGCATTAGTTGGCAAAAGCTCACTATTTTGCCTTCAGAAGATCAAGATTTAGTAACCGCGGTGGCCATTGATCCCCAAAATTCCAATAATCTCTACTACGGCACCGGCCTGACTTTTGCTCGCTCTGGTGATGGCGGCGTAACTTGGTCTAATATTAAGTTGCCGACCAAGCGTGCCGTCTCGCAAATCTTAATTGATTATCGTTATCCGAATAATATTTACTTCGGTGTTAATAGTGGTCCGGGCACCGGACTAATCTTTAAATAA
- a CDS encoding hypothetical protein (Derived by automated computational analysis using gene prediction method: GeneMarkS-2+.) has product MEREGNSGPLDWLSENPEANSKNRPSFWLRLSIYSCDYHAREYAWKKLKSFSAEEIVSDLEEIIKIANACRAAEEKVTKILESLPAAVFEKKLTEVLSLANRKETAETATIILRALPASSLSPYFVTIQNWSRSEGLIIMRSLMCELMAKIIKSWSLEQKERNLELILKFEKGQNQLLSEAATLAHLEVMKSWPVEKLLSNLDYLVQLSNSRYLHIPYLAAELALSFFNSEFSYQGIQEIYLDYLKSFINWGDKDIRQGFRQLALQTISNSLWISPDKHVDFLICCLDSRSRQHRSLVLRLLRKVSDDNLPLEHLLLGQCSGLKRVRHHTRRLVSRVGNEKLLENLKLLFEAQKSSNCHYRNLAFSLVLKIPRAEILKQQDLLDHYRESPNLQVGLLAKMLVDFN; this is encoded by the coding sequence ATGGAAAGAGAAGGAAATTCTGGACCATTAGATTGGCTTAGTGAGAATCCGGAGGCTAATAGCAAGAATCGACCAAGTTTTTGGTTGCGACTTTCTATTTATTCGTGCGACTATCATGCTCGAGAATATGCCTGGAAAAAATTAAAATCCTTTAGTGCTGAGGAGATTGTCTCTGATTTAGAAGAAATTATTAAAATTGCTAATGCTTGTCGGGCCGCTGAAGAAAAAGTAACGAAGATTTTAGAAAGTCTTCCCGCGGCGGTCTTTGAGAAAAAGTTGACAGAGGTTTTGTCCCTGGCCAACCGCAAAGAAACAGCTGAAACAGCCACTATTATTTTGCGCGCTTTACCCGCCTCATCTTTAAGTCCTTATTTTGTGACTATTCAAAATTGGTCACGGTCTGAGGGTTTAATTATTATGCGGTCCCTGATGTGCGAGTTGATGGCTAAAATTATTAAATCTTGGAGCCTGGAACAAAAAGAAAGAAATCTTGAATTAATTCTTAAGTTTGAAAAAGGACAAAACCAGCTTCTTTCTGAGGCGGCCACTTTGGCTCACTTAGAAGTAATGAAAAGTTGGCCAGTGGAGAAATTACTGAGCAATTTAGATTACTTGGTTCAATTGTCTAATTCGCGGTATCTTCACATTCCTTATTTGGCGGCGGAATTAGCTTTATCTTTTTTTAATTCCGAGTTTTCTTATCAAGGAATTCAAGAGATTTATCTGGATTATTTAAAAAGCTTTATTAATTGGGGGGACAAAGACATCCGTCAGGGGTTTCGTCAGTTGGCCTTACAAACAATTTCTAACAGCCTCTGGATTAGTCCGGACAAGCACGTTGACTTCCTGATCTGTTGCTTGGATAGTCGTAGCCGTCAGCATCGAAGTCTGGTTTTAAGGTTATTGCGCAAGGTCAGTGATGATAACTTACCCTTGGAGCACTTGCTTCTTGGTCAGTGTTCCGGGCTTAAACGAGTCCGCCACCACACTCGCCGCTTGGTATCAAGAGTTGGTAATGAAAAGTTATTGGAAAATTTAAAACTTCTTTTTGAAGCGCAAAAATCGTCCAATTGTCATTACCGTAACCTGGCTTTTAGCCTGGTCTTGAAAATTCCCCGAGCAGAAATCTTAAAACAACAGGATTTATTGGACCATTATCGTGAGTCACCAAACTTACAGGTTGGGCTGCTCGCTAAAATGTTAGTAGATTTTAATTAA
- the raiA gene encoding ribosome-associated translation inhibitor RaiA (Derived by automated computational analysis using gene prediction method: Protein Homology. GO_component: GO:0005840 - ribosome [Evidence IEA]; GO_component: GO:0022626 - cytosolic ribosome [Evidence IEA]; GO_function: GO:0045182 - translation regulator activity [Evidence IEA]; GO_process: GO:0009386 - translational attenuation [Evidence IEA]) yields the protein MKINLLATKITLTPAISQYVQDKMDMLEKFLGDTPVINCDVEVSRVGGEQAKGDIFKTEVNLSIPGTLLRVEKKASDLYKAIDKVKDHLSEVIVEYREKKRDQNR from the coding sequence ATGAAAATTAACTTACTAGCTACAAAAATTACCCTCACGCCCGCCATTTCTCAATATGTTCAAGATAAAATGGATATGTTGGAAAAATTTCTCGGTGATACGCCGGTTATTAACTGTGATGTTGAAGTTTCCAGGGTTGGTGGTGAGCAGGCCAAAGGAGATATTTTTAAAACGGAAGTCAATCTATCTATTCCTGGAACCTTGCTGCGCGTAGAAAAAAAAGCTTCTGATCTCTATAAGGCTATTGATAAAGTCAAGGACCATTTGTCTGAAGTGATTGTTGAGTACCGCGAGAAAAAGCGCGACCAGAACCGCTAA
- a CDS encoding flippase (Derived by automated computational analysis using gene prediction method: Protein Homology.) produces the protein MLLNWQRVLRLVPSSYHPWLNHEGVKKYFKNTGWMFVGQFFSLVVSFFVGAAVARYLGPTNYGLYNYALSFVGLFSFIAPLGVDAILYRELISQPEKRDELLGTAFRLKLIGGTIAFIAASLAAYFLESSYLVKLIVLIFSSSFIFQAFNVSNTFFNSRVESVKNVKVQTLGILFAAVLKIIIIVTHRGVIWLAVAALVESIVISIGAIYFYRQSGRSLSTWTFNPTLAKKILSVSWLLLLSSAAAFIYQKVDQVMIGRFLGNAAVGLYAVAAKLSEIWYFVPGIICGSLFPAIVNAKKTSWELYQNRLSKLYWLMFSLALAIALLLAIFSQPITIFIFGPEYAAAAPVLSVYAWSSIGFFLVTAINQALTSENRLWLIFFLNLIMMVANVGLNYLFIPRFGLVGAAWATTISYLLGPFCIFIYQRFWPGRS, from the coding sequence ATGCTTTTAAACTGGCAGCGCGTTTTACGCTTGGTTCCGTCGTCCTATCATCCCTGGTTAAACCATGAGGGGGTCAAAAAATATTTTAAAAATACTGGCTGGATGTTTGTCGGGCAGTTTTTTTCTTTGGTCGTCTCCTTTTTTGTCGGCGCCGCCGTCGCTCGTTATCTTGGTCCCACTAATTATGGCCTTTATAATTATGCCTTATCTTTTGTCGGACTTTTTTCTTTTATCGCCCCCTTAGGGGTAGATGCAATTTTATATCGGGAGTTAATTTCTCAACCGGAAAAGCGCGATGAATTACTAGGGACTGCTTTTCGTTTAAAACTAATTGGCGGTACCATTGCTTTTATCGCCGCTTCGCTGGCGGCTTACTTTTTAGAAAGTAGTTATTTGGTTAAGTTGATTGTTTTAATTTTTTCCAGCAGTTTTATTTTTCAAGCTTTTAATGTTTCCAACACTTTCTTTAATTCTCGGGTGGAGTCGGTTAAAAATGTCAAAGTTCAAACGCTCGGAATTTTATTTGCGGCCGTCTTAAAGATTATTATCATCGTCACCCACCGCGGCGTCATTTGGTTGGCGGTGGCCGCCTTAGTTGAATCAATAGTTATTTCTATCGGGGCTATTTATTTTTATCGCCAATCGGGTCGGTCTTTGTCGACCTGGACCTTTAACCCGACTTTAGCCAAGAAAATCTTAAGTGTTTCTTGGTTGCTACTCTTATCATCAGCGGCCGCTTTTATTTATCAGAAAGTTGATCAGGTGATGATTGGTCGCTTTTTAGGCAATGCGGCGGTTGGTTTGTACGCAGTCGCTGCCAAGCTTTCCGAGATTTGGTATTTTGTTCCCGGGATTATTTGTGGCTCCTTATTCCCGGCGATTGTTAATGCAAAAAAAACCAGTTGGGAGCTCTACCAAAATCGTTTGAGTAAATTGTACTGGTTGATGTTTTCCTTGGCCTTAGCAATTGCTTTACTACTGGCTATTTTTAGTCAGCCGATTACGATCTTTATTTTTGGCCCGGAGTATGCGGCCGCGGCTCCTGTTTTAAGTGTTTATGCCTGGTCCAGTATTGGCTTCTTTTTAGTTACCGCCATTAATCAAGCGCTCACTTCTGAAAATCGTCTGTGGCTCATTTTCTTTCTTAACTTAATAATGATGGTGGCCAATGTCGGTTTAAATTATTTATTCATTCCGCGCTTTGGTTTAGTGGGCGCCGCTTGGGCGACGACCATTTCTTATTTACTTGGCCCTTTTTGTATTTTTATTTACCAGCGCTTCTGGCCTGGGCGCTCCTAA
- a CDS encoding exopolysaccharide biosynthesis polyprenyl glycosylphosphotransferase (Derived by automated computational analysis using gene prediction method: Protein Homology. GO_function: GO:0003677 - DNA binding [Evidence IEA]; GO_function: GO:0003678 - DNA helicase activity [Evidence IEA]; GO_function: GO:0005524 - ATP binding [Evidence IEA]; GO_process: GO:0006260 - DNA replication [Evidence IEA]; GO_process: GO:0032508 - DNA duplex unwinding [Evidence IEA]), with product MSKRFKQVCLILGDLGVLFLALAGSLMLRFGPNWQAMWLENIPYFRPLFLLWLVILYISGAYKLNLVYNFRRFLQNAASATLGAGLISIIYFYLIQSPVSPKTILVIFLGVFLLLFFLWRSLASLVIRSFLPVNNLAIIGNDSVSSDLLANLAKQPHQGFNTALVFKNLSDAKALPALIKERNINTVIVAPEFADNPDLIGLLFNCLSLSINVYNLSDFYELVYGRVPLSSINQAWFIDNVNQGSRRYFDLAKRVIDLIGAGLLLLTTLPFFPLLALLIKIDSRGPVLFRQQRVGKNEHVFTMLKFRTMKAQDNDGSMTGPQDKRITRIGRFLRESRLDEIPQIINIFRGEMSFIGPRPERPEYVADLAQKIPFYKTRLLIKPGISGWDQVSGVYHSPSLEDSQAKLEYDLFYLKHRSIYLDLSIILKTIATILSRGGR from the coding sequence ATGAGTAAACGTTTCAAACAAGTCTGCCTAATCTTAGGTGATTTGGGAGTGCTTTTTTTAGCACTCGCCGGCTCTTTGATGTTACGCTTCGGGCCAAATTGGCAAGCAATGTGGTTAGAGAATATTCCCTACTTTCGCCCTTTATTCCTGCTCTGGTTAGTAATTCTCTATATTAGCGGCGCCTATAAATTAAACTTGGTTTATAATTTTCGCCGCTTCTTACAAAACGCGGCCTCGGCCACTCTGGGAGCGGGGCTGATTTCTATTATTTATTTCTACTTAATTCAGTCGCCAGTCTCACCAAAAACTATTTTGGTAATTTTCTTAGGAGTTTTTCTCTTGCTTTTTTTCCTCTGGCGCTCACTGGCCAGCTTAGTAATTCGCTCATTTTTACCGGTCAACAATTTAGCCATTATCGGCAATGACTCCGTGAGCAGCGATCTTTTAGCCAACTTAGCTAAGCAACCGCATCAAGGTTTCAATACAGCTTTAGTTTTTAAGAATCTATCAGACGCTAAAGCGTTGCCTGCCCTAATTAAGGAACGAAATATCAATACCGTGATTGTCGCTCCAGAATTTGCTGATAATCCGGACTTGATTGGCTTACTGTTTAACTGCCTATCTTTGAGCATTAATGTTTACAATCTTAGTGATTTTTACGAATTGGTTTATGGTCGTGTGCCTCTAAGCTCCATTAACCAAGCCTGGTTTATTGATAATGTTAACCAAGGCAGTCGCCGCTATTTTGATTTAGCTAAACGAGTGATCGACTTAATCGGGGCCGGCTTACTACTACTCACTACTCTTCCCTTTTTCCCTTTATTGGCACTACTGATAAAAATTGATAGCCGTGGCCCTGTTCTCTTTCGTCAGCAACGAGTGGGAAAAAATGAACACGTTTTTACCATGTTAAAGTTCAGGACGATGAAGGCCCAAGACAATGACGGCTCTATGACCGGCCCCCAAGATAAGCGCATTACTCGGATTGGCCGCTTCCTAAGAGAGAGTCGCCTCGATGAAATTCCCCAAATTATCAATATTTTCCGAGGTGAAATGAGTTTTATCGGCCCCCGACCGGAAAGACCGGAATATGTTGCCGACTTAGCGCAAAAAATCCCTTTCTATAAAACTCGCCTGTTAATTAAACCGGGGATTAGCGGTTGGGATCAGGTTTCCGGTGTTTATCACTCCCCTTCTCTAGAAGACAGCCAAGCTAAGCTAGAGTATGACCTTTTTTATCTAAAGCACCGCTCTATCTATCTAGACTTAAGCATTATCTTAAAAACGATTGCGACAATACTCAGCCGGGGCGGCCGTTAA
- a CDS encoding ribosome-recycling factor (Derived by automated computational analysis using gene prediction method: Protein Homology.) → MTNLVQEKEAEFNNVIDFFKRDIASLRTGRANLVMLDGIQVEAYGVVTPLNGVANLSISDPRSFLVTPWDKGIIKSVEKALMEADLGFGIMNEGDKIRLTIPNLTEENRRDLVKKLNDRLEKARISLRQVREEVKTKIDEAFSAKELTEDDKFRQEKDLDDLIAKKNEALKEIRDQKEADIMAI, encoded by the coding sequence ATGACTAATCTTGTTCAAGAAAAAGAAGCCGAATTTAATAATGTTATCGACTTTTTTAAGCGTGACATCGCCAGTCTTCGTACCGGGCGGGCAAACTTAGTGATGTTAGATGGCATCCAAGTGGAAGCTTATGGCGTTGTGACCCCTTTAAATGGTGTCGCCAATCTTTCTATTTCTGATCCGCGCAGTTTCCTCGTTACCCCTTGGGATAAGGGAATAATTAAATCAGTAGAAAAAGCTTTAATGGAGGCTGATTTGGGATTTGGGATCATGAATGAGGGTGATAAAATTCGTCTCACTATTCCTAATCTAACCGAAGAAAATCGTCGTGATTTAGTAAAGAAATTAAATGATCGCTTAGAAAAAGCCCGGATTTCACTGCGCCAGGTTCGCGAAGAAGTAAAAACTAAGATTGATGAGGCTTTTAGCGCTAAAGAATTGACTGAAGACGATAAATTTCGTCAAGAAAAAGATTTAGATGATTTAATCGCTAAGAAAAACGAGGCCTTAAAAGAAATCCGCGATCAGAAAGAGGCGGATATTATGGCTATTTAA
- the rseP gene encoding RIP metalloprotease RseP (Derived by automated computational analysis using gene prediction method: Protein Homology. GO_component: GO:0016020 - membrane [Evidence IEA]; GO_function: GO:0004222 - metalloendopeptidase activity [Evidence IEA]; GO_process: GO:0006508 - proteolysis [Evidence IEA]): MLTIIIFLAVLSALVLVHELGHFWAARYFKVGAEEFGLGMPPRLFGFYRGVDNKWHFFWGTRDLECLVPVFKKTVYSLNWLPLGGFVRIKGENGESDETDSFASKKIWQRFIILAAGVTMNILFAGILFSASMMIGVLQSVVEGGEVRVVEVVADSPAAVAGFMAGDTLKAVNNEALSDVAAFQGVVGASSGQELLVTINRSGQEQRLSVTPQDKDGQALIGVGLDQVEMVRYPFFKAIYEGFKYALEMLWLIIIAFFKLIRDLFVGTPVGDSVGGPVMIAQMTGQVARFGITNLMNFTALLSINLAVLNFFPFPALDGGRAFLLIVEKLRGKPLKKEIEAWLNNAGFFLLMALIIFVTYKDILRLFN, encoded by the coding sequence ATGTTAACCATTATAATTTTTTTAGCGGTTTTATCCGCTTTAGTCCTGGTCCATGAGCTCGGCCATTTTTGGGCCGCTCGTTATTTTAAAGTTGGTGCCGAAGAATTCGGTCTGGGTATGCCGCCCCGTCTTTTCGGTTTTTATCGGGGGGTGGATAATAAATGGCATTTTTTTTGGGGGACGCGCGATTTGGAATGTTTGGTGCCGGTCTTTAAGAAAACAGTTTATTCTTTAAATTGGTTGCCTTTAGGGGGCTTTGTTCGGATTAAAGGCGAAAATGGCGAGTCGGACGAGACTGATAGTTTCGCCAGTAAAAAAATCTGGCAACGCTTCATTATTTTGGCGGCCGGCGTCACCATGAATATTTTATTTGCCGGAATTCTTTTTAGCGCCAGCATGATGATTGGCGTGCTGCAATCGGTTGTCGAAGGCGGGGAAGTAAGGGTTGTTGAAGTCGTGGCTGATTCGCCAGCCGCAGTCGCTGGCTTCATGGCCGGTGACACCTTAAAGGCGGTGAACAACGAGGCTTTAAGCGACGTCGCTGCCTTTCAAGGGGTTGTTGGCGCGTCTTCCGGTCAAGAATTGTTGGTCACTATTAATCGCTCTGGACAAGAACAGCGGTTAAGCGTGACTCCTCAAGACAAGGATGGGCAAGCTTTAATTGGTGTTGGTTTAGATCAGGTAGAAATGGTTCGTTATCCCTTTTTTAAAGCGATTTATGAAGGTTTTAAGTATGCTTTGGAAATGTTATGGTTGATTATTATCGCCTTCTTTAAATTAATCAGAGATCTCTTTGTAGGTACTCCGGTCGGCGATTCGGTTGGCGGTCCGGTGATGATTGCGCAAATGACTGGTCAGGTGGCTCGTTTTGGTATTACTAACCTCATGAACTTTACCGCGCTCTTATCCATAAACTTGGCCGTTCTCAATTTTTTCCCTTTCCCAGCCCTTGATGGTGGACGGGCTTTTCTCTTGATAGTGGAAAAATTGCGCGGTAAACCGCTCAAAAAAGAGATAGAAGCTTGGCTTAATAATGCCGGTTTCTTCCTGCTGATGGCCTTAATTATTTTTGTCACCTACAAAGACATCTTGCGGCTCTTTAATTAA